In Phragmites australis chromosome 18, lpPhrAust1.1, whole genome shotgun sequence, the genomic window CATGTTATCAAATGGATTTATGCTATTTGTGCTCGttgcaaacctaatatttcacaattctttagcgaaccaaccaaatgtggaatcaatagTTCACCACTGAACGGACTTCGCTAggtgtcgtatcattgtgtcgttcttacaACCCTCTTTATACCAACGCATCAATTGTGCCTCCTTtttgttagcaaacaaacgcttCAGACGGAGAATTAAAGAAAAATACCACACAACCTTCCTAGAaggccctttacttttcttgcatCCATCCCTGTCACCcacgtcatttctacgcttatatcgatgggtttcacaaacggggcattgatccagctatGCAtatctccacgaaacaagatacaatcattcttacatgcatgtatatttTCTATTCCCAGTCCTAaatgacaaattatcttctcCGCGTCATAGACACCCTCAGACACCAAGTttccctctggtagcatgtcccttagcagatccagtaatgtttcgaaactcttgtcagtccaaccataggttgcctttaactgtagaagctttaggtcccCAAATATCAGCGTGTAGTTCTTCTTATAGTTAGGATAAAGGAACATCTTGGAATCTCACACAAATTCCTataatttagcaaactcaccactaTTATACTTGTcatgccgctcgacatcccgcaccatctgatCCACATtgtccacaaaatcctcgagatcattattaTCGatacctaatatgtcctcatccctaggatcatgatccatatcatccggtgtaaatccttgatccacactgtctgCATGGAGGctccgatccatctctcctttGTTAAGGTCTTTCTCACCatatttgttccaacatgtataatttttttaaaatccacATATGACCAAGTGTGTACATACATTGTCTGGTTTtaggaacttcttatcattccagTAATCGCGgcatggacaatacattatcgttttaccatgatcttcatatccgccaaagcagcactcatgaaatacttcaccccgctcaggtactctggACAAGTTTAGGTCtgaaggtacatccaacttctatctgccatctacaatgtaaaacattcattcttcattaacaattaccttaattgtgtgattaagcaTATGATTAAAAGtttcatacaattacactagatctgttgCATGTAACTGTGCGCACAGTACTATTGAGTCATATAACTGTTGGACGCGTACAATAACTGGCCAGCTCTTATAACAGAgctaagtcatcagtgacgggtcccAATATAACACGTCATTTATGACTAGCCTAAGGAGACGCGTCACATATGCTAGGTCATAAGACGTGTCGTAACATGACATATCATTTATGACTGTTGTaaggagacccgtcactaatgaccaggtAATAAGTAACGGGTTATAATATGACTTATCACTTATAACTGGTGCAGggagacctgtcacttatgatcaaatcataagtgacatgtgTAGTTATGACATGTTACAAATAcgataagtgataggtaacattatcacctgtcactgatgatctgTTATCAATGACGGGTCCGGATTTAATCCCAACCCGAGGCTATATAAATGATAGGTCGTAGAAGGATCTGTCACTaaattatatattatttatctgtttttcacgtagtgttaaCTAAAAGTTACTGTGGTTGTAGCCAATACCCATAAGGTTCCCCATTTTAATTTGCTCCATAGCTTTGTCAACCGAAATAAACACAATCATAAATTATACTAAAATTTTAAACCACTGGATTTCGAACCATACTATACACACGACTACATCTTAATTATTGACATCGTGGCGTGGAGTGAACATATAATTGTTTTTATTTAATCTACGCGTGCAGGCGTGGAGTGAACATATAATTGTCTTAAGAAGTTGCAAGGCAAATAAGAAATCCTAGTCCCATTATTCCTAAATTATTGGCCAGCCTTGAAAATCAAGCCGAGATCAGCAATACATCGTTGTCACTGATCATCACACTGACTCTGCAGGTGAGCTGAATTTTCAGAAGCTGCAAAGCAAATGGGCTGGAGAAATCGACGACCTTGCACCATTTGAATAAGAAATCCCGACCCCATTATTCGTAAACTATCCAGCCCTGAAAATCATGCTCAAATAAGTTACTGACTTGGAATCTCAACTGAACTGAAATTTCCTGTGTATTGCATCAGCAGTCACAACCACTGCACCTCTGGTTGGATGAGCACGTCTACACAACTCCGGGGAAAGGCAACTCAGTGTGTCCGTTATTTTATCTTTCTCGAatgatatttatatttttataattttatttatgagCTCTATGATTTTTTCCACCTGTCTTTATAGTataaatctcaatataaataaatagctTGGATAGTTCATATATCTATAAAAACTACTGGAATTTTCCTCCACTGAACTACACCACTTGACACACACAAGCTAAAGATTGATTATCACCAACACCAGCAAAAGGAGCCATTTATCAACAACAACTAACAATCATGCAATATTATGCATTAGCTACGTAAGTAGCTTTTCCCAGTGCCATCTTTCTTTGTCCCATTTCCCCCTGAAATTCAATCGAAAATGAAATACACTTTTAGTTGGTGTGGTGGTTGGTGAGGCCTCAAGCTTCCATATAACCCCCATACCTCTGCTCCTCCCGCTTCCCAACACACGCCAATTTCTTCTCCTCACTCGCCGACGCCAGCACCCCTCCCGCGGCCACAGGCAGCTCGAGCTCGATCCACCCAGCCATGGGCTCCACCGCCGCCGACATGGCCGCGGTCGCGGACGAGGAGGCGTGCATGTACGCGTTGCAGCTGGCGTCGTCCTCCATCCTGCCCATGACGCTCAAGAACGCCATCGAGTTGGGCCTGCTCGAGGTCCTGCAGGAGGCCGCCGGCAAGGGCGCGGCTGGGGCGGCGCTGGCCCccgaggaggtggtggcgcggCTGCCCGTCTCGCCCAAGAACCCCGACGCGCCCGCCATGGTGGACCGCATGCTGCGGCTGCTGGCCTCCTACGAGGTGGTGAGGTGCGAGATGGAGGAGGGGAAAGACGGCAAGCTCTCGCGGCGGTACAGCGCGGCCCCGGTGTGCAAGTGGCTCACTCCCAACGAGGACGGCGTGTCCATGGCGGCGCTCGCGCTCATGAACCAGGACAAGGTCCTCATGGAGAGCTGGTGAGTGATCCACTTGCTTTGCTTCTGCTCCGCGCTCGTTTTCTTTCCCTGCCATATTTATCGATAGCAGAAATTTATCGAGTTATGATAAACAGGATTTTCAGACTTATCAGAATTTTATTGGTGGGAGATAAAAAAATTCGatcaaaatttagaaaaaaagagCTCAATTTCTCTAGAAAATAATATCAATGGTCTTCAAATCATTCGACATTAATAAAAACTACAtataataatatagaaataaGAGAGTATCACTGATTAAAAATACAATAGTAGTGTATAATGTTATACTACTAGACGgggattttaaaaaaataaatatttcgAACGATAAAAGAATTTTACCGAACCCAATCGATAAAACGGAAATATCAAAAATATCAGAATTGTATCGTTGATAAATTTTTCTctgctgacatgtgggccacTCAATCTTCACTACTTTTCCCTTTACTAAATTTAGTAGCAACCGTTTTTAACTGAATGAACTACAAGCAAACAGATGGTATTTCGTAGTATGTATTACGAGTTTATTACCCTAGAAAAATCGTGGTGGTAAAATTAGAAACCAACattaattttttccttttttttataagaCAAAGGAAAAGTAAGCAAGAACAGATTCTAGTTCAGCAGATACGAATACTATATCTGTTTATATAGACGAATTTACTAATTATCTTTACGTAAGTAACCAATTACAATTTACATGTGGTCTCAGGTTaaatcaactaaataaaaactcaGCTCAGTATATCTAAACAAACTCAGCTCAACATATCTAAACAgataaaactattcaaataattttcttcaataaaaataaCTTTGATTAGACTATTTCTCTATCAATTTGTATGATACAACTTATAAAACCTCATCTAGTGGATGACACTTTGCGAGCCTTCGAGAAAGAATATTGTCACATTCTCTTTCTAAAGTAGCAACTGGAGCCAGACCGATGGAGAAATCTCTCCTAACCCATCCAATGATGTCATGCTGAAGCCAGCGAGAAATGATCAATGCTGATCTGGCTCGAGCCACCTAGTCGCCAGATATAGGTGAATCCTACACGACCAATTTGCTCGGTGCATTTGACGTGTTGTGTGTAGAAAATAAGCGTTTGGTAGAATTAGAACACGACCACAAGCAGCTATTCTTTGCCTGATGTCGATGGATTCTTCATTCTCGCCATGTTCCTTGTAGAATCTGGACATTTGTAACAGTACTACTACTACTTGTTTAGGCAAATTTTGACAGAGTTCATACTGTTTCAGACTGCTCAGTGACTTCAGACAATAAATTTTGCCTTGTTTGTTTTGCATCATCACTTCACTCTTTTCAGACTCTGCTAGCTACTGCTTCAGAAGTAACATCAATCTCTGATTATGGCTTATCCCTACGCAATCCCTGTCTAGTACCCAATTCTTGCAAAACATAAATGGTAGATGCAATTTTACGTGACCGAGAGATGACAAATTTTCAGGCTATTGAAGATCAgccaatatatgtatataacaCGAATTAGTTACTATATCACCTCTTACTCTACTctttttatctaataaaaacctctaaaattaaatattttatctaCTTTTGTCATTCACCTCATCATCCAATCTCCGACCTCGTTACCAGCTAAAAAATGGAAcacgttttactaataaaaataaattaaaaaattaaggaGAATATTAGTGGATAatcttctcctcctttttcaGATCTAATCTGAAATAAAACTACGGCTCCCGATGTATTTGTTCAGTAGCACTTTTATGGTGAAACTATATTTTCGTATCTTGAATTTATGATTaatattatcgtatttaatatttatatttttattataacgtACGGATAATTAGTTAGTTTATATTAATACGGCAGGTACTATTTGAAGGACACGGTGATCGACGGCGGCATCCCGTTCAACAAGGCGTACGGCATGACGGCGTTCGAGTACCATGGCACGGACCCGCGCTTCAACCGCGTGTTCAACGAGGGCATGAAGAACCACTCCGTCATCATCACCAAGAAGCTGCTCGAGTTCTACACCGGCTTCGAGGGCGTCGGCACCCTGGTCGACGTCGGCGGCGGCATCGGCGCCACCCTCCACGCCGTCACCTCCCACTACCCGCAGATCAAGGGGATCAACTTCGACCTCCCCCACGTCATCTCCGAGGCTCCCCCCTTCCCGGGGGTGCAGCACGTCGGCGGCGACATGTTCAAGTCGGTGCCCACCGGCGACGCCATCCTCATGAAGTGGATCCTCCACGACTGGAGCGACGCCCACTGCGCGACGCTGCTCAAGAACTGCTACGACGCGCTGCCGGCGCACGGCAAGGTGATCATCGTCGAGTGCATCCTGCCCGTGAACCCGGAGGCGACGCCCAAGGCGCAGGGCGTGTTCCACGTCGACATGATCATGCTCGCGCA contains:
- the LOC133898836 gene encoding caffeic acid 3-O-methyltransferase, producing the protein MGSTAADMAAVADEEACMYALQLASSSILPMTLKNAIELGLLEVLQEAAGKGAAGAALAPEEVVARLPVSPKNPDAPAMVDRMLRLLASYEVVRCEMEEGKDGKLSRRYSAAPVCKWLTPNEDGVSMAALALMNQDKVLMESWYYLKDTVIDGGIPFNKAYGMTAFEYHGTDPRFNRVFNEGMKNHSVIITKKLLEFYTGFEGVGTLVDVGGGIGATLHAVTSHYPQIKGINFDLPHVISEAPPFPGVQHVGGDMFKSVPTGDAILMKWILHDWSDAHCATLLKNCYDALPAHGKVIIVECILPVNPEATPKAQGVFHVDMIMLAHNPGGKERYEREFQELARGAGFTGFKATYIYANAWAIEFIK